A genomic stretch from Caulobacter sp. FWC2 includes:
- the ftsY gene encoding signal recognition particle-docking protein FtsY: MSDKPEQKKGWFQRLTSGLTRSSQAMTDQVTGVFTKKPLDQEQLDALEEMLIEADLGPQIAARITEAFGKARFGKSSSDDEVKEALAELIAAELGDRQGSFDPLAGPRPYVVLFIGVNGSGKTTTLGKIAADLTEKGARVLIAAGDTFRAAAVEQLKVWADRAGADFMSKPTGSDAAALAYEAVERAKAEHYDVVLIDTAGRLQNKQGLMDELLKVIRVVKKVDPDYPHETLLVLDATVGRNALAQEKIFGNQVGVSGIVMTKLDGTARGGVLVPVARASDSPIKLIGVGEGVEDLQPFDARAFSRSLVGLKD, translated from the coding sequence ATGAGCGATAAGCCCGAGCAGAAAAAAGGCTGGTTCCAGCGCCTCACGTCAGGCCTGACCCGGTCTTCGCAAGCGATGACCGACCAGGTCACGGGGGTCTTCACCAAGAAGCCCCTGGACCAGGAACAGCTGGACGCGCTGGAGGAGATGCTGATCGAGGCCGATCTTGGCCCGCAGATCGCCGCCCGCATCACCGAAGCCTTCGGCAAGGCGCGCTTTGGCAAGTCGTCCAGCGACGACGAGGTCAAGGAAGCCCTGGCCGAGCTGATCGCCGCCGAGCTGGGCGACCGGCAGGGCAGTTTCGACCCGCTGGCCGGTCCGCGCCCCTATGTGGTGCTGTTCATCGGCGTCAACGGCTCGGGCAAGACCACGACCCTGGGCAAGATCGCCGCCGACCTGACCGAAAAGGGCGCCCGCGTCCTGATCGCCGCCGGCGACACCTTCCGCGCCGCCGCCGTCGAGCAGCTGAAGGTCTGGGCCGACCGGGCGGGGGCGGACTTCATGTCCAAGCCCACCGGCTCCGACGCCGCCGCCCTGGCCTATGAGGCCGTCGAGCGCGCCAAGGCCGAACACTATGACGTCGTGCTGATCGATACCGCCGGCCGCCTGCAGAACAAGCAGGGCCTGATGGACGAACTGCTCAAGGTCATCCGTGTGGTGAAGAAGGTGGATCCGGACTATCCGCACGAGACCCTGCTGGTGCTGGACGCCACGGTTGGCCGCAACGCCCTGGCCCAGGAGAAGATCTTCGGCAACCAGGTCGGCGTGTCCGGAATTGTCATGACCAAGCTGGACGGCACCGCGCGCGGCGGGGTGCTGGTGCCGGTGGCCCGCGCCTCCGACAGCCCGATCAAGCTGATCGGCGTCGGCGAGGGTGTCGAAGACCTGCAACCGTTCGACGCCCGCGCCTTCTCGCGCTCCCTCGTCGGCCTGAAGGACTGA
- a CDS encoding potassium channel family protein yields MHRDEQDQGGLRLRARLRALYHGASPASVRFRYAIILIDLAIIAFFIAAPLMQRHGLTFYLIDYGVAAFLVLDLVARAIAHGDIRSWLKKPISWLDLFVLATLLFPAWLFNFGFLRVLRLWTLIHSEFFWRTVGRRYDDTRVEDITRAASSLATFVFVVTGFVYSSFAGRHEGIGGYVDALYFTVTSLTTTGYGDVTLPGVWGKLLSMAVMLGGVSLFIGLIQSILRPHKVIYQCHACGLRRHDPDAVHCKACGVLLNIPDDGA; encoded by the coding sequence ATGCACCGCGACGAACAGGACCAGGGCGGCCTTCGCCTGCGCGCCCGACTGCGGGCCCTCTATCACGGCGCCTCTCCGGCGTCGGTGCGGTTCCGCTATGCGATCATCCTGATCGACCTGGCGATCATCGCCTTCTTCATCGCCGCCCCGCTGATGCAGCGGCATGGCCTGACCTTCTACCTGATCGACTATGGGGTGGCGGCCTTCCTGGTGCTGGACCTTGTCGCGCGCGCCATCGCCCACGGAGACATCAGGTCCTGGCTGAAGAAGCCGATCAGCTGGCTGGACCTTTTCGTGCTGGCCACCCTGCTGTTCCCGGCCTGGCTGTTCAACTTCGGCTTCCTGCGGGTGCTGCGCCTGTGGACCCTGATCCACAGCGAGTTCTTCTGGCGCACGGTCGGACGGCGCTATGACGACACGCGGGTCGAGGACATCACCCGGGCGGCCAGCTCGCTGGCGACCTTCGTCTTCGTGGTCACCGGCTTTGTCTATTCTAGCTTCGCCGGCCGCCACGAAGGCATCGGCGGCTATGTCGACGCCCTCTATTTCACAGTCACCAGCCTGACGACCACCGGCTATGGCGACGTCACCCTTCCAGGGGTTTGGGGCAAGCTGCTGTCGATGGCGGTGATGCTGGGCGGGGTGTCGCTGTTCATCGGCCTGATCCAGTCGATCCTGCGGCCGCACAAGGTCATCTATCAGTGCCACGCCTGCGGCCTGCGCCGGCACGATCCGGACGCCGTCCACTGCAAGGCCTGTGGCGTCCTGCTGAACATTCCGGACGACGGGGCGTGA
- a CDS encoding trimeric intracellular cation channel family protein, which yields MDVHLDPLGTALFWLDYAAVAVFGATGALAAARRKHDIITFGFFAAITGVGGGTLRDLLIGAPVFWVQRPGYIIACLAAATVVWLLGKRGWRFRALLWLDALGMAAYAVVGTAKALSLGVHPFSAVVMGVLTTAFGGVIRDVLAEEPNLLLRREIYITAALLGASVFAVLQLLGAPFWPAGIAGFAAAFGLRACAIKFGWSLPGFIGEDETLDV from the coding sequence ATGGACGTGCACCTTGACCCGCTTGGAACCGCCCTTTTCTGGCTCGACTATGCCGCCGTGGCCGTTTTCGGGGCAACGGGCGCCCTCGCGGCCGCTCGACGCAAGCATGACATCATCACCTTCGGATTCTTCGCCGCGATCACCGGCGTCGGCGGCGGGACGCTGCGCGACCTGCTGATCGGGGCGCCGGTCTTCTGGGTGCAGCGACCGGGCTACATCATCGCCTGCCTGGCGGCGGCCACCGTGGTGTGGCTGCTGGGCAAGCGCGGCTGGCGGTTCCGCGCCTTGCTCTGGCTCGACGCCCTGGGCATGGCCGCCTATGCCGTGGTCGGCACCGCCAAGGCGCTCAGCCTGGGCGTCCACCCGTTCAGCGCCGTGGTCATGGGCGTGCTGACCACCGCCTTCGGCGGCGTGATCCGCGACGTGCTGGCCGAGGAGCCGAACCTGCTGCTGCGCCGGGAGATCTACATCACCGCCGCCTTGCTGGGGGCCAGCGTGTTCGCGGTGCTGCAGCTGCTGGGCGCGCCGTTCTGGCCGGCGGGCATCGCGGGATTCGCAGCGGCGTTCGGCCTGCGGGCCTGCGCAATCAAGTTTGGCTGGAGCCTGCCGGGCTTTATCGGGGAAGACGAAACGTTGGACGTTTAG
- a CDS encoding endonuclease/exonuclease/phosphatase family protein, with amino-acid sequence MALALISASPARAYDTPSVQGQSAASNAVAPSAVTLSVMTYNIEGLPWPVRRHRGGALKRIGHELAAMRAKGVEPDVVLIQEGFRDTVWAMVDESGYPYVARGPRKGQRDGNVVPADKRPDFRRVKYRQKGEGLGKWGSSGLWVLSNYPIEEVSSHAYRYCAGLDCLANKGVMLASIQVPGLPVPVEIANTHLNSRGASGVPRSRATQAHHLQVDELKQFMQADRTPGAPLIVGGDFNVMHSADRFDYVMSEYPFEVVSRWCHQRPKACATQISYDGDAPWLGTQDLIGFLEGDAVKIRPVAVEATFDGADEPVLSDHDGYKVTFTLTPRG; translated from the coding sequence GTGGCTTTAGCCCTGATCTCGGCGTCGCCGGCGCGCGCCTATGACACCCCGTCTGTCCAGGGCCAGTCTGCGGCGTCCAACGCCGTTGCGCCAAGCGCCGTGACGCTGAGCGTCATGACCTACAATATCGAGGGCCTGCCCTGGCCGGTGCGTCGGCATCGCGGCGGAGCCCTGAAGCGGATCGGCCATGAGCTGGCCGCGATGCGCGCCAAGGGTGTCGAGCCCGACGTGGTCCTGATCCAGGAAGGCTTTCGCGACACCGTCTGGGCGATGGTCGACGAGAGCGGCTATCCCTATGTCGCCCGGGGTCCGCGCAAGGGCCAGCGCGACGGCAATGTCGTGCCGGCGGACAAGCGGCCCGACTTCCGGCGCGTGAAGTACCGCCAGAAGGGCGAAGGCCTGGGCAAGTGGGGCTCCAGCGGGCTCTGGGTGCTCAGCAACTATCCGATCGAGGAAGTCAGCTCTCACGCCTATCGCTATTGCGCCGGCCTGGACTGCCTGGCCAACAAGGGGGTGATGCTGGCCTCCATCCAAGTGCCGGGCCTGCCGGTTCCGGTCGAGATCGCCAACACCCATCTCAATTCCCGGGGCGCCTCGGGCGTGCCGCGCAGCCGCGCCACCCAGGCCCACCATCTGCAGGTCGACGAGCTGAAGCAGTTCATGCAGGCCGACCGCACGCCAGGCGCGCCGCTGATCGTCGGCGGTGATTTCAACGTCATGCACTCGGCCGACCGGTTCGACTACGTGATGAGCGAATACCCGTTTGAGGTGGTCAGCCGCTGGTGTCACCAGCGGCCCAAGGCCTGCGCCACCCAGATCTCGTACGACGGCGACGCTCCGTGGTTGGGCACGCAGGATCTGATCGGCTTCCTCGAGGGTGACGCGGTCAAGATCAGGCCGGTGGCGGTGGAGGCCACATTCGACGGCGCCGACGAGCCGGTGCTGTCGGACCACGACGGCTACAAGGTAACGTTCACCCTGACGCCCAGAGGGTAG
- a CDS encoding prolyl oligopeptidase family protein — protein MTLLRTCSAVALAAMLATSAYAQDADPHLALEAVESPDSLAWVKTQNDKTLPVLSGDKRFAGLQAQALKILSTKDRIAMPNFIGETVFNFWQDETHVRGVWRRTSLESYKTATPQWETVLDLDALAKAEGKNWIWKGADCRPKTHDRCLVNLSNGGKDAVTVREFDLTTKSFVDPGAGGFVLPESKQSIEWLDPDTLILTRNWGEGTTTKSGYGFVIKTLKRGQALDQAVEVYRGQASDVSARPNVLRDASGNRVVLLTRATDFFHDETYLWDGKETKRLPIPEKVGVRGLLNGKLVIKIEEPWSWGSARQFKAGSVVAASPSTLLSPDAVDKADPVLLLAPEDRQSIDQIAVTDHRVVVALYDNVRGRVLTLEDRGQAGIKATALPVIDNAAVSLGSHSDEGDDVFYTVEGFLNPTQLKLADATGTTAQTVKALPAQFETKDLMVEQKSATSKDGTAIPYFLVHKQGWKLDGQNPTLLHAYGGFNLSKLPVYDPLIGKLWLERGGAYAVANIRGGGEFGPGWHEAALKANRQRAYDDYFAVAEKMIADKATTPRHLGAYGRSNGGLLMGVALTERPDLWNAVVVESPLLDMIRYTYLPAGASWIGEYGDPAIPAERAWIEKYSPYQNLKAGVKYPLAYITTSTKDDRVHPGHARKFAARMDDLGVDHLYFENTDGGHANGADPKANAKRWALHYTYLSRQLMDH, from the coding sequence ATGACCCTGCTCCGCACCTGTTCCGCCGTGGCCCTGGCCGCCATGCTCGCCACTTCTGCCTACGCGCAGGACGCTGATCCGCACCTGGCGCTGGAGGCGGTGGAGAGCCCCGACTCCCTGGCCTGGGTGAAGACCCAGAACGACAAGACCCTGCCGGTCCTGTCTGGCGACAAGCGGTTCGCCGGCCTGCAGGCGCAGGCGCTGAAGATCCTGTCGACCAAGGACCGCATCGCCATGCCGAACTTCATCGGCGAGACGGTGTTCAACTTCTGGCAGGACGAGACCCACGTGCGCGGCGTCTGGCGGCGCACCAGCCTGGAGTCGTACAAGACCGCCACCCCGCAGTGGGAGACGGTGCTCGACCTGGACGCCCTGGCCAAGGCCGAGGGCAAGAACTGGATCTGGAAGGGCGCCGACTGCCGCCCCAAGACCCACGACCGCTGCCTGGTGAACCTGTCGAACGGCGGCAAGGACGCCGTGACGGTCCGCGAGTTCGACCTGACCACCAAGAGCTTCGTCGACCCTGGCGCGGGCGGCTTCGTGCTGCCCGAGAGCAAGCAGTCGATCGAGTGGCTGGACCCCGACACCCTGATCCTGACCCGCAACTGGGGCGAGGGCACGACCACCAAGAGCGGCTATGGCTTCGTGATCAAGACGCTGAAGCGCGGCCAGGCGCTGGACCAGGCGGTCGAGGTCTATCGCGGCCAGGCGTCCGACGTCTCGGCCCGTCCCAACGTGCTGCGCGACGCGTCTGGCAATCGGGTCGTGCTGCTGACCCGCGCCACCGACTTCTTCCACGACGAGACCTATCTGTGGGACGGCAAGGAGACCAAGCGCCTGCCGATCCCGGAAAAGGTCGGGGTGCGCGGCCTGCTGAATGGCAAGCTGGTGATCAAGATCGAGGAGCCGTGGAGCTGGGGCTCGGCCCGCCAGTTCAAGGCCGGTTCGGTCGTGGCGGCCTCGCCGAGCACGCTGCTGTCGCCGGACGCCGTCGACAAGGCCGACCCCGTCCTGCTGCTCGCCCCGGAAGACCGGCAGTCGATCGACCAGATCGCCGTCACCGACCACCGGGTCGTCGTCGCCCTCTATGACAATGTCCGTGGGCGGGTCCTCACGCTCGAGGATCGCGGACAGGCCGGGATCAAGGCCACCGCCCTGCCCGTCATCGACAACGCCGCCGTCTCGCTCGGCTCGCATTCCGACGAAGGGGACGATGTCTTCTACACCGTCGAGGGCTTCCTCAATCCGACCCAGCTGAAGCTGGCCGACGCCACCGGGACCACCGCCCAGACGGTCAAGGCCCTGCCCGCCCAGTTCGAGACCAAGGACCTGATGGTCGAGCAGAAGTCGGCGACGTCCAAGGACGGCACGGCGATCCCCTACTTCCTGGTCCACAAGCAGGGCTGGAAGCTGGACGGCCAGAACCCGACCCTGCTGCACGCCTACGGCGGCTTCAATCTCTCGAAGCTGCCGGTCTACGACCCGCTGATCGGCAAGCTGTGGCTGGAACGCGGCGGCGCCTATGCGGTGGCCAATATCCGGGGTGGCGGCGAGTTCGGCCCCGGCTGGCACGAGGCGGCGCTGAAGGCCAACCGCCAGCGCGCCTATGACGACTATTTCGCCGTCGCCGAAAAGATGATCGCCGACAAGGCGACCACGCCGCGCCACCTGGGCGCCTATGGCCGCTCGAACGGCGGCCTGCTGATGGGCGTGGCCCTGACCGAGCGTCCGGACCTGTGGAACGCGGTGGTGGTGGAAAGCCCCCTGCTCGACATGATCCGTTACACCTACCTGCCTGCCGGGGCCTCGTGGATCGGCGAGTATGGCGACCCGGCCATCCCGGCCGAACGCGCCTGGATCGAGAAGTACAGCCCGTACCAGAACCTGAAGGCGGGCGTGAAATACCCGCTGGCCTACATCACCACCTCGACCAAGGACGACCGCGTCCACCCTGGCCACGCCCGCAAGTTCGCGGCCAGGATGGACGATCTGGGGGTCGACCACCTCTATTTCGAGAACACCGACGGCGGCCACGCCAACGGCGCCGACCCCAAGGCGAACGCCAAGCGCTGGGCGCTGCACTACACCTACCTGTCGCGCCAGCTGATGGATCACTAA
- a CDS encoding type II toxin-antitoxin system HigB family toxin encodes MNVVTKRVLQAFWAAHPNAKGPLIAWYDHARAAEWLTPQDIKNDFRSVDFVGDNRVIFDIGGNNYRLVVRVSYVFKQVLVKFVGTHADYDKIDPETV; translated from the coding sequence GTGAACGTCGTCACCAAGAGAGTCTTGCAAGCGTTCTGGGCGGCACATCCAAACGCCAAGGGGCCGCTGATCGCTTGGTACGATCATGCAAGAGCGGCCGAGTGGCTTACGCCGCAAGACATCAAGAACGACTTTCGAAGCGTCGATTTCGTCGGTGACAATCGCGTTATCTTCGACATTGGCGGCAACAACTATCGTTTGGTTGTACGCGTTTCCTACGTCTTCAAGCAGGTGCTGGTGAAGTTCGTCGGCACGCACGCCGACTATGACAAGATCGATCCGGAGACAGTGTGA
- the dapF gene encoding diaminopimelate epimerase yields the protein MSRTFLKMNGLGNDFVVIETQTQTFEPTPEAIRAIAKRGDGGIGCDQVIAIDPPKAPGASAYVRFWNADGEETGACGNGTRCVAWLLMQSAGKDAVAFDTVAGRLSGVAAGDKLVTVDMGQPGLDWTQIPLSEEMNTERVELQVGPIDAPLVHTPVCVSMGNPHVVFFVDAPVTDAFAKGAGSLVEHHPLFPEGVNVGFAHVAARDHIQLKVWERGAGLTAACGTGACAAQVAAVRRGLTDRKARVEFETGSLIIEWRESDGHVIMTGPITMDYAGKLPETVAA from the coding sequence ATGAGCCGCACCTTCCTGAAGATGAACGGGCTGGGCAACGACTTCGTCGTCATCGAGACCCAGACCCAGACCTTTGAACCGACCCCCGAGGCGATCCGCGCGATCGCCAAACGAGGAGACGGCGGGATTGGCTGCGACCAGGTGATCGCCATCGATCCGCCCAAGGCGCCGGGCGCCTCGGCCTATGTGCGGTTCTGGAATGCCGACGGCGAGGAGACCGGGGCCTGCGGTAACGGCACCCGCTGCGTGGCGTGGCTGCTGATGCAGTCCGCCGGCAAGGACGCCGTGGCCTTCGACACGGTCGCGGGCCGCCTCTCGGGTGTCGCAGCCGGCGACAAGCTGGTCACGGTCGATATGGGCCAGCCCGGTCTCGACTGGACCCAGATCCCGCTGTCGGAGGAAATGAACACCGAGCGGGTCGAGCTGCAGGTCGGTCCGATCGACGCGCCGCTGGTCCACACGCCGGTCTGCGTCTCGATGGGCAATCCGCACGTGGTGTTCTTCGTCGACGCCCCGGTCACCGACGCCTTCGCCAAAGGCGCGGGCAGCCTGGTCGAGCACCACCCGCTGTTTCCCGAGGGCGTCAATGTCGGCTTCGCGCACGTCGCGGCCCGGGATCACATCCAGCTGAAGGTCTGGGAGCGCGGAGCGGGCCTGACCGCCGCCTGCGGCACCGGCGCCTGCGCCGCCCAGGTCGCCGCCGTGCGTCGCGGCCTGACCGACCGCAAGGCCCGCGTCGAATTCGAGACCGGCTCGCTGATCATCGAATGGCGCGAGAGCGACGGCCACGTGATCATGACCGGCCCCATAACCATGGACTATGCCGGCAAGCTGCCGGAGACGGTCGCGGCCTGA
- the mtaB gene encoding tRNA (N(6)-L-threonylcarbamoyladenosine(37)-C(2))-methylthiotransferase MtaB, with product MTTYTVIKATPKPKPEAGEEGGPATTMSGPDGVDVVTFGCRLNAYESEAMRARAAADGLSDAVVFNTCAVTNEAVRQARQAIRKARRERPGARIIVTGCAAQVDPAAFAAMPEVDLVLGNAEKAAPGALTDTSTRVRVNDIMSIKETAGHLIDGLKDRARAYVEVQNGCDHRCTFCIIPYGRGNSRSAPAGEVVEQVRKLAAEGYREVVLTGVDVTSWGTDLPGAPTLGQLVGRILRMVPDLPRLRLSSIDAAEIDPDLFKLLETEPRLMPYLHLSLQAGDNLILKRMKRRHSREDALKLVAEVRRVRPDTAFGADLIAGFPTETEEAFQNTLNLVEEAGLAFLHVFPYSARPGTPAARMPPVKGPLIKERARRLREAGQRGLERHLQRQVGRTLPGLVERDGVARADDFTEIRFTGEAPLGEIVTFTVTGHDGAHVIAERAN from the coding sequence ATGACCACCTACACCGTCATCAAGGCGACGCCGAAGCCCAAGCCCGAAGCGGGAGAAGAGGGCGGTCCGGCGACGACGATGTCCGGGCCCGACGGCGTCGACGTGGTCACCTTCGGCTGCCGCCTGAACGCCTATGAGAGCGAGGCCATGAGGGCCCGCGCCGCCGCCGACGGTCTGTCGGACGCGGTGGTGTTCAACACCTGCGCCGTGACCAACGAGGCGGTGCGCCAGGCCCGCCAGGCGATCCGCAAGGCGCGCCGCGAGCGGCCGGGCGCCAGGATCATCGTCACCGGCTGCGCCGCTCAGGTCGATCCGGCCGCCTTCGCCGCCATGCCCGAGGTCGACCTCGTGCTGGGCAATGCCGAGAAGGCCGCGCCCGGCGCGCTGACGGACACTTCGACCCGCGTTCGGGTCAACGACATCATGTCCATCAAGGAGACCGCCGGTCACCTGATCGACGGCCTGAAGGACCGCGCCCGGGCCTATGTCGAGGTCCAGAACGGCTGCGACCACCGCTGCACCTTCTGCATCATTCCCTACGGCCGGGGAAACTCGCGCTCGGCCCCGGCCGGCGAGGTCGTCGAGCAGGTCCGCAAGCTGGCCGCCGAAGGCTATCGCGAGGTCGTGCTGACCGGCGTCGACGTCACCTCGTGGGGGACTGACCTTCCGGGCGCGCCGACCCTGGGCCAGCTGGTCGGCCGCATCCTGCGCATGGTTCCCGACCTGCCCCGCCTGCGCCTGTCGTCGATCGACGCGGCCGAGATCGATCCCGACCTGTTCAAGCTGCTCGAGACCGAGCCGCGCCTGATGCCCTATCTGCACCTGTCCTTGCAGGCCGGCGACAACCTGATCCTCAAGCGCATGAAGCGTCGCCACAGCCGCGAGGACGCGCTGAAACTGGTCGCCGAGGTGCGCCGCGTGCGTCCCGACACCGCCTTCGGCGCCGACCTGATCGCCGGCTTCCCCACCGAGACCGAAGAGGCGTTCCAGAACACGCTGAACCTGGTCGAGGAGGCGGGCCTGGCCTTCCTGCACGTCTTCCCCTACAGCGCCCGTCCGGGCACCCCGGCCGCGCGCATGCCGCCGGTGAAGGGGCCGCTGATCAAGGAGCGGGCCCGGCGCCTGCGTGAAGCCGGCCAACGCGGCCTGGAGCGCCACCTGCAGCGTCAGGTCGGCCGCACCCTGCCGGGTCTGGTCGAGCGCGACGGCGTCGCCCGCGCCGACGACTTCACCGAGATCCGCTTCACGGGGGAAGCACCGCTGGGCGAGATTGTAACCTTCACGGTCACCGGCCATGACGGGGCCCACGTCATAGCGGAGCGTGCAAACTGA
- a CDS encoding type II toxin-antitoxin system HigA family antitoxin — protein sequence MATDIRIIRDEAGYMAAMAEFEAFFDNEPEVGSDGADRFELLGLLLAKYEEEHFPMPEGGPAEAIRFAMDRQGLGQSDLAELLGSRSRASEILRGHRGPTLSQIRLLSKAWNIPVQVLIHEVDAA from the coding sequence ATGGCGACTGATATCAGGATCATTCGCGACGAGGCCGGTTACATGGCGGCCATGGCGGAGTTCGAAGCCTTTTTCGACAATGAGCCCGAGGTGGGCAGCGACGGCGCCGATCGCTTCGAGCTGCTGGGCCTGCTGTTGGCCAAGTATGAGGAAGAGCATTTTCCCATGCCGGAGGGTGGTCCAGCCGAGGCGATCCGCTTCGCCATGGACCGCCAAGGTCTGGGTCAATCGGACCTGGCCGAGCTTCTGGGGTCAAGGTCCCGGGCGTCGGAGATCCTGAGGGGGCATCGGGGCCCGACCTTGTCCCAGATCCGACTGCTTTCGAAGGCCTGGAACATTCCGGTTCAAGTCCTGATCCATGAAGTCGATGCCGCGTGA
- a CDS encoding prolyl oligopeptidase family protein encodes MRKLLTLLLASTSLMTFTPATAAETNNGADKPKAAEEARTPLTELGKNDPYLWMEEIEGARAMDWAKAQNAKTLPVLQGDKRYADLEAKALAILNAKDRAPGVSFAGDGSLRNFWQDADHVRGVWRKTSLESYRTADPAWETILDIDALSKAEGANWVFKGASCLPPEDTRCLVTLSNGGKDAVTVREFDTTTKTFVSNGFVLPEGKQNYTWLDKDTLLVGREWKPGELTKSGYAYVLKSLKRGQSLDQAVELFRGTETDVSVNPFVLRDPDGKVVAVMAGRGVTFFEAETYLLEGDKPVKLDLPLKSSIQGYVAGQMVVLMEQDWKGFKTGDLISFDLAKLKAAPDQAVATLVLRPTARQSVEQVTTTRTKLVVGLLDNVKGAARVLTHGPKGWTSQALDLPANSAIGLGSTAETDERLFVTVTGYLAPTTYWLADAGSLKLEQVKASPARFDASTHVVEQFEATSTDGTRIPYFVVRPKGIKYDGQAPTLLYAYGGFQVPMTPGYSGVMGKLWLERGGTYVVANIRGGGEFGPAWHEAGLKANRQKVYDDFFAVSQDLITRKITSPRRLGIMGGSNGGLLMGVALTQRPELYNAIVVQVPLFDMIRYSQIGAGASWVGEYGDPAIPSERAVIAKYDPYSNLKAGQKYPEVFIETSTKDDRVHPAHARKAAAKLEELGYPVLYYENIDGGHAASANLAETARRQALEYVYLSKKLID; translated from the coding sequence GTGCGTAAGCTCCTGACCCTTCTCCTCGCCTCCACGAGCCTGATGACCTTTACCCCCGCGACCGCCGCCGAAACCAATAATGGGGCCGACAAGCCCAAGGCCGCCGAAGAGGCCCGCACCCCGCTCACCGAGCTGGGCAAGAACGATCCCTATCTCTGGATGGAGGAGATCGAGGGCGCGCGCGCCATGGACTGGGCCAAGGCCCAGAACGCCAAGACGCTGCCGGTGCTGCAGGGCGACAAGCGCTATGCGGACCTGGAGGCCAAGGCCCTGGCGATCCTGAACGCCAAGGACCGCGCGCCCGGCGTCTCGTTCGCCGGCGACGGATCGTTGCGCAACTTCTGGCAGGACGCCGACCACGTGCGGGGCGTGTGGCGCAAGACCAGCCTGGAGAGCTACCGCACGGCCGATCCGGCCTGGGAGACGATCCTCGACATCGACGCCTTGTCCAAGGCCGAGGGCGCCAACTGGGTGTTCAAGGGCGCGTCCTGCCTGCCGCCCGAGGACACGCGGTGCCTGGTCACCCTGTCGAACGGCGGCAAGGACGCCGTGACGGTTCGCGAGTTCGACACGACCACCAAGACCTTCGTCTCCAACGGCTTCGTGCTGCCCGAGGGCAAGCAGAACTACACCTGGCTGGACAAGGACACCCTGCTGGTCGGGCGCGAGTGGAAGCCGGGCGAGCTGACCAAGTCCGGCTATGCCTATGTGCTGAAGAGCCTGAAGCGCGGCCAGAGCCTGGACCAGGCGGTGGAGCTGTTCCGAGGGACGGAGACCGACGTCTCGGTCAATCCGTTCGTGCTGCGCGACCCCGACGGCAAGGTCGTGGCCGTGATGGCTGGCCGGGGCGTCACTTTCTTTGAAGCCGAGACCTACCTGCTCGAGGGCGACAAGCCCGTGAAGCTCGATCTGCCCCTGAAGAGCTCAATCCAGGGCTATGTCGCCGGCCAGATGGTCGTGCTGATGGAGCAGGACTGGAAGGGCTTCAAGACCGGCGACCTGATCAGCTTCGACCTGGCCAAGCTAAAGGCCGCGCCGGATCAGGCTGTCGCCACCCTGGTCCTGCGGCCGACCGCCCGTCAGTCCGTGGAGCAGGTGACCACCACCCGCACCAAGCTGGTTGTTGGCCTGCTGGACAACGTCAAGGGCGCGGCCCGGGTGCTGACCCACGGCCCGAAGGGCTGGACGTCCCAGGCCCTGGACCTGCCGGCCAACAGCGCCATCGGCCTGGGCTCTACCGCCGAGACGGACGAGCGCCTGTTCGTCACGGTCACCGGCTACCTGGCCCCTACCACCTACTGGCTGGCCGACGCCGGCTCGCTGAAGCTGGAACAGGTCAAGGCCTCGCCCGCCCGCTTCGACGCCTCGACCCACGTGGTCGAGCAGTTCGAGGCGACCAGCACCGACGGGACCAGGATTCCCTACTTCGTCGTGCGGCCCAAAGGCATCAAGTACGACGGCCAGGCGCCCACCCTGCTCTACGCCTATGGCGGCTTCCAGGTGCCGATGACCCCGGGCTATTCGGGCGTGATGGGCAAGCTGTGGCTTGAGCGCGGCGGCACTTACGTCGTGGCCAACATCCGGGGCGGCGGCGAGTTTGGCCCGGCCTGGCACGAGGCGGGGCTCAAGGCCAACCGCCAGAAGGTCTATGACGACTTCTTCGCTGTGTCGCAGGACCTGATCACCCGCAAGATCACCTCGCCGCGTCGCCTGGGCATCATGGGCGGCAGCAACGGCGGCCTGCTGATGGGCGTGGCCCTGACCCAGCGACCTGAGCTGTACAACGCCATCGTCGTGCAGGTGCCGCTGTTCGACATGATCCGCTACAGCCAGATCGGGGCCGGCGCTTCGTGGGTGGGCGAGTATGGCGACCCGGCCATACCGTCCGAACGGGCGGTGATCGCCAAGTACGACCCCTACTCCAACCTCAAGGCCGGCCAGAAATATCCCGAGGTGTTCATCGAGACCTCGACCAAGGACGACCGTGTCCACCCGGCCCACGCCCGCAAGGCGGCGGCCAAGCTGGAAGAGCTGGGCTATCCGGTGCTCTATTACGAAAACATCGACGGCGGCCACGCGGCTAGCGCCAACCTGGCCGAGACCGCGCGCCGCCAGGCGCTGGAATATGTCTATCTGTCGAAAAAGCTGATCGACTGA